GATTGCGCTCTTTTTTCTGGCTTTTCTGCCGCAATTTGTTAATCCCAACACTGGATTAGGCGCACTTCCCTTCTTATTGCTAGGGATTTTGTTCGCTATAGGCGGCACGATCTGGTGTTTGATGTTGGCGGGTTCTGCGGCGATCGCGACCCATGCCATTCAGGGCAATCGCCAA
This portion of the Candidatus Obscuribacterales bacterium genome encodes:
- a CDS encoding LysE family transporter — its product is IALFFLAFLPQFVNPNTGLGALPFLLLGILFAIGGTIWCLMLAGSAAIATHAIQGNRQCSTWLQRVSGGVYIGLGLHLLRSKFQSQ